From the Candidatus Krumholzibacteriota bacterium genome, one window contains:
- a CDS encoding trehalose-6-phosphate synthase: MNDSSQRLVIASNRLPFVFKKVDGSWKVEPGSGGLVTALAPVLRDRGGLWVGWPGTFEITDISDSLNAASEKAGYKMEAVQMTEEEVQKYYQGFSNEVIWPLFHDLQAYCNFDPDYWKFYKLINERFASVLKKTTKQNDFIWIHDYHLMCVAKYLRAENFENNLAFYLHIPFPPLDIFSKLPWRKEILLAILDYDLIGFQSERDSRNFIQCLETFIKGAKTRKNGKFINVFAGDKNLKIGSFPISIDYNEFSKMARSKTVADHAWFIHEDIPNSKLILGIDRLDYTKGITYRLQAFCKLLLTHPELHRKVTLIQVVVPSRRNIPMYQELKLNIEHLISEINGQYTRSGWVPIHYIHRSLPRSELLAYYRTAEIALITPLKDGMNLIAKEYCASNIEKSGSVILSEFAGAASQMKDDVLLVNPYNIDEVADAIYSAINMSLKKRKKQMGRLQKSIQKYDIYWWLDSFLSAASAGNLDKYPKLRKG; encoded by the coding sequence ATGAATGATTCTTCTCAACGACTTGTGATTGCATCAAACAGACTCCCGTTTGTCTTTAAAAAAGTTGACGGGAGCTGGAAAGTAGAACCCGGATCAGGAGGCCTGGTTACGGCACTCGCGCCTGTTCTCAGAGACAGAGGGGGGCTATGGGTAGGGTGGCCGGGCACATTTGAAATTACAGACATTTCCGATTCATTAAACGCTGCTTCAGAAAAAGCCGGATACAAGATGGAAGCCGTACAGATGACTGAAGAAGAAGTACAGAAATATTATCAGGGCTTTTCGAACGAAGTAATATGGCCTTTATTCCATGATCTTCAGGCATACTGCAATTTTGATCCTGACTACTGGAAATTCTATAAATTGATTAATGAAAGATTCGCTTCCGTTCTGAAAAAAACAACAAAACAAAACGACTTTATCTGGATTCATGATTATCACCTTATGTGTGTCGCCAAATATCTCCGTGCGGAAAATTTTGAAAATAACCTGGCCTTTTATCTTCATATACCATTCCCCCCCCTCGACATCTTTTCCAAGCTTCCCTGGAGAAAAGAGATTCTTCTCGCCATACTTGATTACGACCTAATAGGCTTTCAATCCGAACGGGATAGTAGAAATTTCATTCAATGTCTTGAAACATTTATCAAGGGCGCTAAAACAAGAAAAAACGGAAAGTTTATAAACGTGTTTGCAGGTGATAAGAATCTAAAGATAGGTAGTTTTCCGATAAGTATCGATTACAATGAATTCTCTAAGATGGCAAGATCAAAAACCGTCGCTGATCATGCCTGGTTTATACATGAGGACATACCTAACAGTAAATTAATTCTTGGAATCGACCGCCTTGATTACACGAAAGGCATTACATACAGGCTTCAGGCATTTTGTAAGCTCCTGTTGACTCATCCGGAACTCCATAGAAAAGTAACTCTGATTCAGGTTGTAGTGCCGAGCAGACGCAATATTCCTATGTACCAAGAACTTAAGCTTAATATCGAACATCTGATTAGTGAAATTAACGGCCAATACACAAGATCGGGCTGGGTTCCAATACATTACATTCACAGGTCCTTGCCAAGAAGCGAGCTTCTCGCGTACTACAGAACCGCAGAAATTGCTTTAATAACTCCTTTAAAGGATGGAATGAATTTAATAGCGAAGGAATACTGCGCGTCTAACATTGAAAAATCAGGGTCTGTTATCCTAAGTGAATTCGCGGGAGCCGCCTCACAGATGAAGGATGATGTATTGCTTGTAAATCCATATAATATAGATGAAGTGGCAGATGCTATTTACTCAGCTATTAATATGAGCTTGAAAAAAAGAAAAAAACAAATGGGCAGATTGCAGAAATCTATTCAGAAATATGATATATACTGGTGGTTAGATTCATTCCTGAGTGCCGCCTCCGCGGGCAACCTGGACAAATACCCTAAATTAAGAAAAGGTTAA
- a CDS encoding glycosyltransferase has protein sequence MSTMLKQYSEIVGEEVINQLHQLAALLKDIRVVHVNSTRQGGGVAEILNKLIPLKKELGINVSWEVIEGSPKFFKCTKNFHNGLQGKDIKIQKNLIREYEKVNEENAHRLRDTLNDADIVFIHDPQPASLLASFPNRKGRWIWRCHIDVSHPNRSTWKFIKKHIINYDASIFSIPAFSQVLPHIQYLIPPSIDPLSEKNIELDEDEIEKTVSDLGIDTNRPTMLQVSRYDYFKDPVGVIKAYRLTKKFAPDLQLILAGGEASDDPESQKVIDEVRNAAGKDPDIHILLLPSDAHRTINALQRSSDIILQKSTREGFGLTVTEGMWKGKPVVGGDTGGIRIQVVNHQTGFLVRTPEGAALRTRYLLFHRDRLDEMGKKAKSFVTENFLLTRHLREYLTVIVSLLRGQEERIELE, from the coding sequence ATGAGTACAATGCTCAAACAGTACTCCGAAATTGTTGGAGAAGAAGTAATAAATCAGCTTCATCAACTTGCCGCGCTTCTGAAAGATATCAGAGTCGTACACGTAAACTCTACAAGACAGGGAGGCGGAGTAGCGGAAATTCTAAACAAACTTATTCCGCTTAAGAAGGAACTTGGCATCAATGTCAGCTGGGAAGTTATAGAAGGATCGCCTAAGTTTTTCAAATGCACAAAGAATTTCCACAACGGGCTGCAGGGAAAAGATATCAAAATACAGAAAAACCTGATAAGAGAATACGAAAAAGTTAACGAGGAAAACGCTCACAGGCTGCGCGACACTTTGAATGACGCTGATATTGTGTTTATTCACGATCCTCAGCCGGCTTCTTTATTAGCTTCTTTCCCTAATAGAAAAGGAAGATGGATATGGCGCTGTCATATCGATGTAAGCCACCCGAACAGATCAACCTGGAAGTTCATCAAAAAACACATTATTAACTACGATGCCAGTATCTTCTCGATTCCCGCCTTCTCTCAAGTTCTACCGCATATACAATATCTGATTCCTCCAAGCATCGATCCCTTGAGTGAGAAAAACATTGAATTGGATGAAGATGAAATTGAAAAAACAGTCTCTGACCTTGGCATCGACACTAATCGGCCAACAATGCTTCAGGTATCACGGTATGACTATTTCAAAGATCCTGTAGGCGTTATTAAGGCATACAGACTTACTAAGAAGTTCGCCCCGGACCTGCAGCTTATTCTCGCCGGCGGAGAAGCATCTGATGACCCGGAATCTCAGAAGGTGATTGATGAAGTACGTAATGCCGCAGGGAAAGATCCGGACATTCATATTCTTCTTCTACCATCAGATGCCCACAGAACAATAAACGCTCTTCAAAGATCTTCAGATATCATACTACAGAAATCAACGCGTGAAGGATTCGGGCTCACCGTTACGGAAGGAATGTGGAAAGGAAAGCCGGTTGTTGGAGGTGATACGGGAGGTATACGCATTCAGGTCGTAAACCATCAAACCGGTTTTCTTGTAAGAACACCTGAAGGAGCAGCGCTGAGAACTCGATATCTCCTATTCCACCGCGACAGGCTGGATGAAATGGGGAAAAAGGCAAAAAGCTTCGTCACTGAAAATTTTCTTCTCACAAGACACCTAAGGGAATATTTGACTGTTATAGTTTCCCTGCTGCGCGGGCAGGAAGAACGAATTGAACTGGAATAG
- a CDS encoding sugar transferase has product MALAKIKELNSSKRRHNESSSQNCSRLGLFQKTVKRVVDILVSIIVLIVGLPFFLAIIILIKVTSKGPGFFKQDRVGKNGRIFTFLKLRTMKVDSDNSRHKEFCRKFIENENFGVEIEGKDHKVFKIVDDPRVTGVGKFLRKTGLDELPQFINILKGEMTLVGPRPPLKYEYKYYNNWHKQRLNVKPGLTGLWQVSGRSRVSFHEMVMLDLYYIENCSLMMDLKIVLKTIPVIFTGSGGY; this is encoded by the coding sequence ATGGCGTTAGCTAAAATCAAGGAATTAAATTCATCTAAAAGGCGTCACAACGAAAGCAGCAGTCAGAATTGCAGTCGGTTAGGGTTGTTTCAGAAAACCGTAAAGCGCGTTGTTGATATACTTGTTTCTATTATTGTACTCATAGTTGGATTACCATTTTTCCTTGCAATAATCATTCTTATTAAGGTAACATCGAAAGGTCCGGGGTTTTTTAAGCAGGATCGTGTCGGAAAGAACGGCAGGATATTTACTTTCCTGAAGTTGAGAACTATGAAGGTCGATTCCGACAATTCACGACATAAAGAGTTCTGCAGAAAGTTTATAGAAAATGAGAATTTCGGCGTTGAAATAGAAGGCAAGGATCATAAAGTATTCAAGATCGTGGATGATCCTCGCGTAACGGGAGTTGGAAAGTTTTTAAGGAAGACCGGCTTGGATGAACTCCCGCAATTTATTAATATTCTCAAAGGTGAAATGACTCTGGTCGGTCCCAGACCACCGCTGAAGTATGAATATAAATACTACAATAACTGGCATAAGCAGAGACTCAACGTAAAACCGGGACTTACGGGATTATGGCAGGTTAGTGGAAGAAGCCGCGTTTCTTTTCATGAGATGGTAATGCTCGATTTGTACTATATAGAAAATTGTTCTTTGATGATGGATCTTAAAATTGTTTTAAAAACGATACCAGTGATATTCACAGGTTCGGGGGGTTATTAA
- the rfbD gene encoding dTDP-4-dehydrorhamnose reductase, which yields MSKIFVTGASGMLGKALTPVLKEKNDVLATDLPDTDICNADLISRKIKDFNPDFIIHLASMTDVDACELNPDEAFRVNSLGTRNVALAARSSQSVMVYVSTGSIYNGSKDTPYTEYDNPDPVSIYGLSKYHGELYLRDIVSRFYIFYTCWLFGGGSEDKKFVPKILNLARREKKLDIVNDKFGSPTYTKDLALVIADFLKTGLFGRYHSANYGCVNRFEVAEEILNIAGINDCKLNPVSSDCFSLPAPRPRMEALRNYNFELIKRKPMRDWKEALGEYITTTLI from the coding sequence TTGTCAAAAATATTCGTAACCGGAGCATCTGGTATGCTCGGCAAGGCTCTCACACCTGTTCTCAAAGAAAAGAATGACGTTCTTGCTACCGACCTCCCTGATACCGATATCTGCAACGCCGATCTGATAAGCCGAAAGATAAAAGATTTTAATCCGGATTTTATTATTCATCTGGCTTCAATGACCGATGTAGATGCCTGTGAGCTGAACCCCGACGAAGCCTTCAGAGTAAATTCACTGGGAACCAGAAATGTCGCCCTTGCGGCAAGGTCTTCTCAATCCGTAATGGTTTATGTAAGCACGGGCAGTATTTATAATGGGAGTAAAGATACACCCTATACTGAATACGATAATCCTGATCCTGTAAGCATCTACGGACTTTCAAAGTATCACGGCGAGTTGTATCTCCGTGATATAGTCAGCAGGTTTTATATTTTCTATACCTGCTGGCTTTTCGGAGGCGGCAGTGAGGATAAGAAATTTGTGCCTAAAATACTCAACCTCGCTCGCCGAGAGAAAAAACTTGATATAGTAAACGATAAATTCGGCTCTCCGACCTACACAAAAGATCTTGCCCTTGTAATTGCAGATTTCTTAAAGACGGGCCTCTTCGGCAGATACCATTCAGCTAATTACGGATGTGTAAACCGCTTTGAGGTGGCAGAAGAAATTCTTAATATCGCGGGGATTAACGACTGCAAATTGAATCCCGTCTCTTCAGACTGTTTCTCTCTTCCCGCTCCCAGGCCCAGGATGGAAGCACTCAGGAATTATAATTTTGAATTGATCAAAAGAAAACCTATGAGGGACTGGAAAGAAGCCCTTGGGGAATACATTACAACGACACTTATTTGA
- a CDS encoding DUF5752 family protein, which produces MPEGKNTNKTFEIKDCALASLATGKKSQNLKELNRNIGEVESGSLYYHFWGNLLQPRFDDPEYNNDFASWIRHTLHDKVLAEQIGIIDPTEYPDLEKLRERLLEIIEARLDELQHFAWCKIDEQFHFITSQIVVFDTNKTIYKAGDLVDAIPNMTSSSIFYHFIDSRRRTYGNIDDFSTWLYGFEGKYDELIHLLSNIDPFFSSLTELRSQLANIVKNYFVESG; this is translated from the coding sequence GTGCCTGAAGGAAAAAATACAAATAAAACTTTCGAAATAAAGGACTGCGCTTTAGCATCACTGGCGACAGGCAAAAAATCGCAAAATCTCAAAGAACTCAACCGTAATATAGGGGAAGTGGAATCGGGAAGCCTATACTATCATTTCTGGGGAAATCTTCTCCAGCCGAGATTCGATGACCCTGAATATAACAACGATTTTGCTTCCTGGATAAGACACACGCTGCATGACAAGGTTCTGGCGGAACAAATTGGAATTATTGATCCTACAGAATACCCGGATCTTGAAAAACTCCGTGAAAGATTACTTGAAATTATTGAAGCGAGGCTGGATGAACTTCAACATTTTGCATGGTGTAAGATCGATGAACAATTTCATTTCATAACATCTCAAATAGTTGTCTTCGACACTAATAAAACCATTTATAAAGCTGGTGATTTAGTTGATGCCATTCCCAATATGACCTCGAGCAGCATCTTCTACCATTTTATCGACTCGAGAAGAAGAACCTATGGTAATATTGACGATTTTAGTACATGGTTATACGGTTTTGAGGGAAAGTACGATGAGTTGATACACCTCTTATCAAATATAGATCCTTTTTTTTCCTCGCTTACAGAACTTAGATCTCAACTGGCAAATATAGTTAAGAATTACTTCGTGGAGAGTGGATAA
- a CDS encoding glycosyltransferase family 4 protein: MKIVIALSYSPYPIRSGTDRLVMNLIRGLSERHHVKLVTMTLEKQKLEKLREIENERVSVTAIIAPQRRGFAGKLFCKVKNILLLLFSRIPLDTLYAAPGRYLKLVTGVARSWKADLVMVNYWHLYKLHKMLKGFEVVLVTHDLDYLVHPGRISSTSGFFRRRLKSIDIAMKIRVEEEAYRSFDKILTVNVKEAEELKKYIDDKNKSVKTLPMAIDLRKFDPSVYRRKHNRVLLIGNFASDFNADALDYMVNSIFPLILKERPGTILDIVGAGVPEKLKKEKGDEIIFRGRVEDVVPYLGKCSTLVIPLRFAGGVRIRMLEAAAMGVPVVSTPVGVRGMNLCNGREYIEASGAEEFASAVLKVLEDEELAREISKNVRCWAEKEISLRTYPERLQNVLEAFESES, from the coding sequence TTGAAGATAGTTATAGCGCTTTCATATTCTCCATATCCGATTAGAAGCGGGACCGACAGACTTGTCATGAATCTTATCAGAGGGCTCTCCGAAAGACACCACGTTAAGCTTGTTACAATGACCTTAGAGAAACAAAAGCTTGAAAAACTTCGTGAGATTGAGAATGAAAGAGTAAGCGTTACAGCTATAATTGCTCCGCAAAGAAGAGGGTTTGCCGGTAAGCTGTTTTGCAAGGTAAAAAATATTCTTCTGCTATTATTTTCGAGGATACCTCTTGATACTCTTTATGCCGCTCCCGGGAGATATCTTAAGCTGGTAACCGGCGTTGCGCGAAGTTGGAAAGCTGATCTAGTAATGGTAAATTACTGGCATTTGTATAAGCTTCATAAGATGTTAAAGGGTTTTGAGGTTGTTCTGGTAACCCATGACCTGGATTATCTAGTCCATCCGGGAAGAATTTCTTCAACTTCGGGATTTTTCAGAAGGCGGCTAAAGAGTATAGACATTGCAATGAAAATAAGGGTCGAAGAAGAAGCGTATAGAAGTTTCGATAAGATACTGACTGTAAACGTAAAAGAAGCAGAGGAGTTAAAAAAATATATCGATGACAAGAACAAATCTGTTAAAACGCTTCCGATGGCAATTGACCTGAGGAAATTCGATCCATCTGTTTATCGAAGAAAACACAACAGAGTTCTTTTGATCGGTAATTTTGCTTCTGATTTCAATGCCGACGCCCTTGACTATATGGTAAATTCCATATTCCCGCTTATTTTGAAAGAAAGGCCGGGGACAATTCTAGATATTGTCGGAGCCGGTGTACCCGAAAAACTTAAGAAAGAAAAAGGTGATGAAATTATTTTCAGGGGAAGGGTGGAGGATGTAGTTCCTTATCTAGGTAAGTGCTCGACATTGGTTATACCCCTGAGGTTTGCCGGCGGTGTCAGAATTAGAATGCTTGAAGCTGCCGCAATGGGTGTTCCTGTCGTCAGCACACCGGTGGGAGTAAGAGGTATGAATCTTTGTAATGGCAGAGAATATATCGAAGCTTCCGGAGCGGAAGAATTTGCGTCTGCTGTTCTCAAGGTATTGGAAGATGAAGAGCTTGCGCGTGAAATAAGTAAAAATGTGCGTTGCTGGGCGGAAAAGGAAATTTCACTCAGAACCTATCCGGAGAGGCTTCAAAACGTACTCGAAGCTTTTGAAAGCGAGAGTTGA
- a CDS encoding sugar phosphate nucleotidyltransferase, translating into MKGVILAGGLGSRLLPLTKITNKHLLPVYNKPMIFYPIKSLINAGIKDILLVTGGNNAGDFLRLLGNGKDFGLKHIDYTYQEGEGGIADALKLAEYFAGGEKICVILGDNIIEKNFQNAVKDFKKQKKGAKILLKEVPDPERFGVPVIDGDKVLRIEEKPKKPKSKYAVTGIYMYDNSVFDIARSLKPSERGELEITDVNNIFIERGEMTWDVLNGWWTDAGTFESLHRASMLVAKSGSNKMD; encoded by the coding sequence ATGAAAGGAGTTATATTGGCGGGAGGCCTTGGAAGCAGGCTTTTACCGCTCACAAAAATAACGAATAAACATTTATTGCCGGTATATAATAAACCTATGATCTTTTATCCGATAAAGTCGTTAATTAATGCCGGAATAAAAGATATTCTGCTTGTAACGGGAGGTAATAACGCGGGGGATTTCCTGCGATTACTTGGAAACGGAAAAGATTTTGGATTGAAACATATAGACTATACATATCAGGAGGGGGAAGGTGGAATCGCGGACGCTCTTAAGCTGGCGGAATATTTCGCCGGAGGAGAAAAGATTTGTGTAATCCTGGGAGATAATATTATCGAAAAGAATTTTCAGAATGCGGTGAAAGATTTTAAAAAACAAAAAAAAGGCGCTAAAATTCTTTTGAAAGAGGTTCCTGATCCTGAACGTTTCGGCGTACCGGTTATTGACGGTGATAAAGTTCTTCGCATAGAGGAAAAACCCAAAAAACCAAAATCTAAATACGCGGTTACGGGTATATACATGTATGACAATTCGGTGTTTGATATTGCCAGGTCGTTGAAACCCTCCGAAAGGGGGGAGCTTGAGATCACAGATGTTAATAATATCTTTATTGAACGTGGTGAGATGACTTGGGATGTTCTGAATGGTTGGTGGACAGACGCCGGAACTTTCGAATCACTTCATCGTGCCAGTATGCTTGTCGCGAAAAGCGGGTCGAACAAGATGGATTAA
- a CDS encoding dTDP-4-dehydrorhamnose 3,5-epimerase family protein, with amino-acid sequence MIEGVSVKRLKVIPDERGRLMEILRSDDPGFTKFGQVYMTTCYPGVVKGWHYHHKQTDYMTAISGMVKIVLYDNREDSPTKGELNEFFVGRHNRIRLTIPPGVCHGFKGISTDESIIINTVTEPYNYEDPDEHRIHPHDNDIPYNWQRVDG; translated from the coding sequence ATGATAGAAGGAGTGAGTGTAAAAAGGTTAAAGGTCATTCCTGACGAACGCGGCAGACTTATGGAAATTCTAAGGTCTGATGATCCCGGTTTTACAAAGTTCGGTCAGGTCTATATGACAACCTGCTACCCGGGCGTCGTAAAAGGATGGCATTATCATCACAAACAGACAGACTATATGACGGCGATCAGCGGAATGGTAAAAATTGTACTGTATGATAACAGAGAAGATTCTCCCACGAAGGGAGAATTGAACGAATTTTTCGTTGGCCGGCATAATCGAATACGCTTGACTATACCGCCCGGTGTGTGTCACGGCTTTAAAGGTATAAGTACTGATGAGTCAATAATTATAAACACAGTTACAGAGCCTTACAACTATGAGGATCCGGACGAACACAGAATTCATCCGCATGATAATGACATTCCGTACAATTGGCAGCGCGTGGACGGATAG
- a CDS encoding Gfo/Idh/MocA family oxidoreductase yields the protein MLTVGIIGCGYWGPNLIRNFINLDDVRVKTCSDLLDERLNHMKKIYQSIETTKDYKDIINDSEIDAVVVATPVSTHFKLAEEALNAGKHVFCEKPLTNKIEDGIRLIKLADEKELTLLVGHTFVYTAAVNKMKEVIESGELGEIYYLSSSRLNLGLFQKDINVVWDLAPHDISIINYILGDSPVSVSSSGFSYIRSPIEDVGFLTLRYPDSIVANLHVSWLNPNKIRTTTVVGSKKMLVYDDISSLEKIRIYDKGVDVIPHYDTFGEFHLSYRYGDIDIPKLIDKEPLKVECQHFIDCIHTKGVPLSSGRDGLEVMLVLDSAGKSMRQQNKEVKIEYPDILSDSNRR from the coding sequence TTGCTGACTGTTGGAATAATCGGTTGCGGGTACTGGGGGCCAAACCTCATACGTAATTTTATTAATCTTGATGATGTACGAGTCAAAACATGCTCTGATTTACTCGACGAGCGGTTAAATCACATGAAAAAAATATATCAGTCGATTGAAACAACAAAGGATTACAAGGATATTATTAATGATTCTGAAATCGACGCCGTAGTTGTGGCGACACCTGTCTCGACCCATTTTAAGCTGGCAGAGGAAGCTCTCAACGCGGGAAAACATGTTTTTTGTGAGAAACCGCTTACGAATAAAATAGAAGATGGCATAAGACTGATAAAACTGGCTGATGAGAAAGAATTAACATTGCTTGTGGGGCACACATTTGTTTATACCGCAGCTGTAAACAAAATGAAGGAAGTTATCGAATCCGGGGAACTTGGAGAAATATACTACCTTTCATCATCGAGGTTGAATCTCGGCCTCTTTCAGAAAGATATTAATGTTGTTTGGGATTTAGCACCCCATGACATTTCTATTATTAATTATATACTAGGCGATTCCCCGGTATCAGTTTCTTCGTCCGGCTTCTCTTATATAAGATCCCCAATAGAGGATGTGGGTTTCTTAACGCTGAGATATCCCGATTCTATTGTTGCTAATCTGCATGTATCGTGGCTGAATCCAAATAAAATAAGAACAACGACCGTTGTGGGAAGCAAGAAAATGCTTGTGTATGATGATATTTCGAGTCTGGAAAAGATTCGTATATATGATAAAGGAGTTGATGTCATTCCGCATTATGATACTTTCGGAGAATTTCATCTGTCATACAGGTATGGTGATATAGATATTCCGAAGCTTATAGACAAGGAACCGTTGAAGGTTGAATGTCAGCATTTCATCGATTGTATACATACAAAAGGTGTTCCTCTAAGTAGCGGCAGAGACGGGTTAGAAGTAATGCTGGTTCTCGATAGCGCTGGAAAATCGATGAGGCAGCAAAACAAAGAAGTAAAAATCGAATATCCCGATATATTGAGTGATTCTAATCGAAGATAG
- the otsB gene encoding trehalose-phosphatase, whose amino-acid sequence MKVLNNRINLTSFLHRVSISPETIILLDYDGTLAPFKKKRSKAVPYRGIKEILTKLIDLNNCKIIIVSGRSVSDIRLLLDLEKYPEIWGCHGAEKITEDGNLLTTELSRQTINGLKEAKEAVIKKGLWKRCEQKYSSLALHWRELSSSKIYNLKKRVVSMWENIIKKNDLTISEFDGGIEIRPENITKGNVVDSILNQYREEIPVIYMGDDFTDEDAFRALKGKGLSVLAKPRYRSTEADIWLKPPGELLDFLNELAGALETNYE is encoded by the coding sequence ATGAAAGTTTTGAATAATAGAATCAACCTCACCAGTTTTCTCCATAGGGTTTCAATCTCCCCCGAAACAATTATACTTTTAGATTATGACGGTACCCTTGCTCCTTTCAAAAAAAAACGATCCAAAGCCGTTCCGTATAGAGGAATCAAAGAAATATTAACTAAATTGATTGATTTAAATAATTGCAAAATCATAATAGTAAGCGGTAGATCTGTTAGCGACATACGGCTGTTGCTTGATCTTGAAAAGTACCCGGAAATATGGGGCTGTCATGGAGCTGAGAAAATAACCGAAGATGGCAATCTTCTGACAACAGAACTTTCCCGGCAGACAATAAATGGCCTCAAGGAAGCGAAAGAAGCGGTTATAAAGAAGGGGTTATGGAAAAGATGTGAGCAGAAATATTCTTCACTCGCTCTACATTGGCGCGAGCTGTCATCAAGTAAAATTTATAATCTTAAAAAAAGAGTTGTAAGCATGTGGGAGAATATTATTAAAAAAAATGACTTGACAATTTCCGAATTTGACGGTGGCATAGAGATTAGACCGGAAAATATTACCAAGGGAAATGTTGTGGATTCCATTTTGAATCAATACCGGGAAGAAATACCTGTAATATATATGGGGGACGATTTTACCGACGAAGATGCTTTCAGAGCTCTCAAGGGAAAAGGACTCTCTGTTCTAGCTAAACCCCGATACCGTTCAACGGAGGCAGATATCTGGTTAAAACCCCCCGGTGAACTACTTGATTTCTTGAACGAATTGGCAGGAGCGTTAGAAACTAATTATGAATGA
- a CDS encoding DegT/DnrJ/EryC1/StrS family aminotransferase — protein MNNIPFFNLTEGISKVRDEIDGAIAEVIDNSAFVLGPGVERFESDFADYCGVKGCAGTSSGTTALQLALTGFGIGRGDEVITVPNTFIATVEAIAITGAKPVLVDVLEDTALIDPAKLEEAVTPETKAIIPVHLFGQCCDMDPVMETARKHGLKVIEDSCQAHGAQYKGRKAGSLGDAAAFSFYPSKNLGAFGEGGAVTSEDEEFIDRIKALRHHGQLNKNEHSILGYNYRLPAIQAAVLRVKLKHLDEANSKRRDLAKRYRDNLEDLPLWFQHEQEECNAVYHLFPIGYMNKPELTEALDRSQIGWGEHYPLPVHLHPVFSDLGYSEGSFPVAEGIMKMSITLPMFPELEFRQVDKVCEVIRSVLSG, from the coding sequence ATGAATAATATCCCTTTTTTTAATCTTACCGAAGGAATAAGCAAGGTTCGCGATGAAATTGACGGAGCAATTGCTGAAGTTATAGATAATTCCGCTTTTGTCCTTGGACCTGGTGTTGAACGTTTTGAGAGTGATTTTGCCGATTACTGCGGAGTTAAAGGCTGTGCCGGAACGAGTAGTGGAACGACGGCGCTTCAGCTCGCACTAACCGGGTTTGGTATTGGAAGAGGGGATGAAGTAATAACCGTACCTAATACTTTTATAGCGACAGTTGAAGCGATTGCCATCACAGGGGCTAAGCCGGTTCTTGTTGATGTTCTTGAGGATACAGCGCTAATAGATCCCGCTAAACTGGAAGAAGCAGTGACACCCGAGACAAAAGCTATAATACCCGTACATTTATTCGGGCAGTGTTGTGATATGGATCCCGTGATGGAGACAGCACGGAAACACGGACTCAAAGTGATAGAGGATTCTTGCCAGGCGCACGGAGCCCAATATAAAGGGAGAAAAGCGGGTTCACTCGGGGATGCCGCTGCATTCTCTTTTTACCCGAGTAAAAATCTCGGCGCATTTGGCGAGGGAGGAGCTGTAACATCAGAAGATGAAGAATTTATAGACAGGATAAAGGCTTTGAGACATCACGGCCAGCTTAATAAAAACGAACATTCAATTCTTGGATACAACTATCGACTTCCCGCCATCCAGGCGGCTGTTTTGAGAGTTAAATTAAAACACCTGGATGAAGCGAACTCAAAACGCAGAGACCTTGCAAAAAGGTACAGAGATAATCTTGAAGACCTTCCGTTATGGTTCCAGCATGAGCAGGAAGAATGTAATGCTGTTTATCACCTTTTCCCCATAGGATATATGAATAAGCCGGAATTAACAGAAGCCCTTGACAGATCCCAGATTGGCTGGGGTGAACATTACCCCTTACCGGTTCACCTTCATCCTGTTTTTTCTGATCTTGGATACAGTGAAGGTTCTTTCCCCGTGGCGGAAGGCATAATGAAAATGAGTATAACACTGCCTATGTTCCCGGAATTGGAATTTCGGCAGGTGGATAAAGTTTGCGAAGTTATAAGGAGTGTTTTATCCGGTTAA